The Halostagnicola larsenii XH-48 region ATCCCAGATACAGTGTGACTCCGTTAGTTCGTTGGAGCGTATCAAATCCATCTACCTACCGCACTCGTGGCCATCGGTCTAAAACTGTCGGAAGTTTGTATCACCGAGCGGAAACCAGTGTGGCGACTACCCGGAACGGTCCTCCGTAGAGACCGGGAACCGGCCCGTCGCTGGTGACCAGTCGGAAACCGGGTCGGCCGGTAGACCGCAGTCGGGTCCTCGCCGAATCACGCCTCTCACCGATCGCTCGAGATGGATTCGACCGACCAGCCGTCTACTCAAACGAGACACTCGACGTCGACACCCCGAACCGGCAGTGTGCTCGCCCTCGCGGACGGGACCGGACGAACTCCTCGAGAGGGGCGTTCGTATTTGTATCCGGTCACCGTACCGGCCGTATGTCGGACGAACAGTCGACGACGGACGGCGAACCCGACCGCGAGCGGACAGCGAACGCGGATCGACGGCGGTCGTCGGGACGTGCGTCCATCGAGATAGCGGACCTGGAACTGACGTACGGGGACGGAACGACGGCCGTCGACGGCATCGATATGACCGTCGCCGACGGCGAGTTCTTCGGCTTTCTGGGTCCGAACGGCGCGGGGAAGACGACGGCGATCAAGGTCCTCGCGACGTTGCTCTCGCCGACCGACGGCGAGGTTCACGTGAACGGGTTCGACGTCCGAACGCAAGCCCAGCAGATCCGCGAGACGATCGGGTACATGGCACAGGAGACGAGCATCGACCCCGAACTGACGGCCGAAGAGAACGTTCGGTTCGCGTGCGAGGCCTACGGCGTTCCGCGGGGCGAACGCGAGGACCGGACCGCCGAGTTGCTCGAGCTCGTCGACCTCGAGTCGGTCGCGGACAAGCGCTCGGAGGAGTTTTCCGGCGGTATGAAAAAACGCCTCGACGCGGCGACCGCGCTCGTTCACCGACCGCCGCTCGTCTTTCTCGACGAGCCGACAACCGGCCTCGATCCGACGGCCCGAAACCGGCTCTGGACGTACTTCGAACGGATCAACGAACGGGGCACGACGATCTTTTTGACGACGCAGTACCTCGACGAGGCCGACACGCTCTGTGAACGACTCGCGGTGATTCGCGGCGGCCGGATCGTTGCCAACGGCTCGCCCGCGGCGTTGAAACGGCAGGTCGGCGGCGACGTACTCGACATCGAGGTAGAAGCGGACGGGGCCGCTCGAACGCGAGCCGCCGAGATCGCTCGAGCGTTCGAGGAGTTCAACGGCGCGCTGGTCGAGGAGACCGAGACCGGGATCAGCGTCACCGCCGAACGGGCGCGTCGCGTCGGCCCCGACCTGCTCGTCGCGCTGCGGGACTCGGGCGTCACCGTCACGGGATTTAACGTTCGCGCGCCGTCGCTGGACGACGTGTTCCTCGCGGTCACCGGCGAGCGGGTCGAAACCGAATCCACGGACTCGTCCGTGGCCGCCGACTCGGAGGGACCCACATGAGCCCATCAACGTCCGACCGCATCGGCGGCGGTGAGGGCACAGGCGACGATGACGCGACCGACGGCGACGCCATCGGGCGCTCGAGGAACACCTTCGCCGGCGACGTCTGGGTGAACTTCAAGCGCTGGAATCGCAAGGCGGTCCGAAACCCCTTCGTCCTGGTCGTCTCGCTCGCACAGCCGTTTATCTTCCTCGTGTTGTTCACCGAGGTGTTCGGAAACGTCGCCGGCGGCGCCGTCGACCAGGGGCTCCCGGGCGTCGACTACACGACGTTTCTCGTGCCGGCGATCGCGATTCAGGTCGCGCTCGCGTCGGCGGTGACCTCGGGGATCGGACTGGTCAACGACATCGAGAACGGGATGTTCGAGAAGGTACTCGTCACCCCGATGAACAGAACGGCCGTCTTCGTCGGGAAGACCGCCGCCGAAGTGTTTCGCATCGCCATCCAGATCGCGATCATCCTCGGGGCGGGCGTCCTGCTCGGGGCAGAACTCGCGACCGGCGTCCTCGGCGGCGCGGCGATCGTCGCCGTCGGCGTCCTCTTTTCGCTGTGGTTCATCGCGTTCTCGAACACCCTCGCGGTACTGACGCGGGATCAGGAGTCGACGATCATCGGCGCAAACCTGCTCCAGTTTCCGCTCTTGTTCCTCTCGAGTGCGTTCCTTCCGATCGAGGTCCTTCCGAACTGGATTCAGGTGTTCGCCCGGCTGAATCCCGTCACCTACGGGGTCGACACCACGCGGGCGATCATGCTCGACGAAGACGTGATGACGGTACTCGACGTGACGGCGTTCGGCGGCGTACTCGATACGATCGTTCCCGGCGTCGTCGTGCTCGCGGGCCTGGCGATCGGCTTCGGCGCAACGGCCGTCTATCTCCTCTCGAGGGCCTCGAGTTCGGACGTTCGATGACGCCGGATCGCACTCGGTTCGGCCGACGCTCAAGGGCGGACGCCGCGCTCGGCGCGATAGCGGGTGAGAACGGACCTGCGGGACCCCGCCTCGAGAAACCGGGTCCCGACTCGAGTCAGTTGTTTTGCGTCATGAGCCAGAACGAGAGCGGAACGCTCGCTGCGACGAGTCCGTACACGCCGCCCATGATCGGCTCGAGGCCGAGCGACGGTGCGAGCAGGTATCCCGCGGCGAACCCGATCGGATCACAGATCATCGCGATGATCAGTATCTGTTGTCCGAAGGGTCGCGATCGGAGCCAGTAGAACATCGTTGATACGAGTTGGGTCTATTCCGATAAGTAATATGTTTTGTGAACTAACGAGACTCTATCTCGAGCGAGGACGCTAGCTCCTCGAGCGACCGCCTCGACACTGACGTGCCGATGCTCGTCGACGGCGGGGGCGGCGTTACGACCGTCCACGGTCCCGATCCGATCGCCTACCAGCGCTGGAGCGAGCGGGACGAATCCACCGAAAAACGCGAACGAACCGCTGCCGACGAACTCGAACGAACCGCCGCCGACGAGTAGAACCCCAAACCGCTACTCGTCCTCGAGCAGCGCGTCGTCGCCGTGGGTCGAGCGCAGCGACTCGAGGTGGGCCCGCTGGTCCTCGAGTCGCTCGGTCGGCTCCTCGTAGGTGTACTCGAACATCTCCCGCGGGTCGGGTTCGTACGCCGCGGTTCGGTCGAGCAGGTCCTCGAGAGTCTCCTCGACCTCCGCCTCGACGGCCTCGATGTGGCCGTTGTCGATGAGTCCCCGATTCCGGAGAAAGAGTTCGAACCGGTCGATCGGATCCCGCTCGCGCCACTGTTTGACCTCCTCGTCGTCCCGGTAGACGCTCGGATCGTCGGCCGTCGTGTGAGCCCCGAAGCGGTACTGGACCGCCTCGATGAGCGTGGGCCGCAACCGGTCGCTCGCGTCGGAGTCGGCGTTTGTGCCGTCCGCCGGCGCGTCCTCGAGCGAACCGAGCGCTCTCTCTCGAGCGGCCTTCGTCACGACGTAGGTCGCCAGCGGGTCCATCCCGTCGACTTGCACGCCCGTGAACCCGTAGGCGTCTGCCTTCTGGGCGATGGTGGCACTCGCGGTCTGGCGCTCGCGGGGGACCGAGATCGCCCACTGGTTGTTGTTACAGAAAAAGACCGTCGGGGTGTCGAAGACGCCCGCGAAGTTCAGCCCCTCGTGGAAGTCGCCCTCGCTCGTCGAGCCGTCGCCGAAGTGGACGACGCCGACGCGCTCGTCGCCCCGGAGTTTGGCCGCCCACGACCAGCCGACGGCGTGGGGGATGTGCCCGGCGATGGAGATGTTAAGCGGGAAGACGTTCACGTCTGCCAGCGCGGCGTTGCCGTCTTCGTGGCCCATCCAGTACAGCAGGTACTCCCAGGGGAGGTCCCGCGAGACGACCGCCCCGTGTTCGCGGTACTGAAAGGAGAGCATATCCGCCTCGGAGAGCGCGTAGGTCGATCCGATCTGGGAGCCCTCCTGGCCCGCGAGCGAGGCGTAGGTTCCCAACCGGCCCTGACGCTGGAGACTGATCATCCGCTCGTCGAACCGCCGGCAGAACTTCATATCCCGGTACATCGCGTGCAGCGTCGCTTCCTCGAGATCGGGCAGGAGGTCCGGGGCGACGACCTCGCCCGTCGGGTCGAGAATCTGCACGCGGTCGTCGGGTGCCCGGTCGAGTACGTCGCGTGACATCAGATACTCCCACGGAGGGAGTCGACCACCTTAAAATCGAGTGCGCGAGCGTGACCGTCGCCGTATCGAACAGGTTCGCTCGAACGCGGCGGACTCGAACGCGTCGGGCCTGAACGCGCTGGGCCCGGGTGCGGTGGCTCGGACTGCCGTTTGGGCCACAGGTATACGGATGGCACCCGTAGGTCGAACCGAACGATGACCGACGAACCCGAAATCACCGCGACGCCGCCGGACAGTCCGATCAGCGTCACCGGCACCGACCACATCACGCTCATCGGCAGCAACGAGGAAGACACCATCGAGTACTACCGGGACCTGCTTGGCATGCCGCTGGTGCTCAGACAGCCGAACCTCGACGATCCGAACTCCACGCACCTCTTTTTCGATACGGGCGACGGCCGGATCATCACCTTCTTCGTGACCGACGATCGCCAGTCGGACCACCGCCCGCTGCGCAATCAGGTCGGCTCGGTCCACCACCTCTCGTTTTCGATCGACGCCGAGGAGTTCGTCGAGATCCGCGACGCGCTCGAGGAGTCTCGATACGGCTACAACGAGTTCGATCGGGGCATCTTCCACTCGCTGTACACCCGCGATCACAACGGCCTCACCATCGAACTCTCGGCGGACAAGTACGACATTCCGGACGACCGCCGCGGCGAAGTGCTCGCGACGACCCAGCGGATCCGCGAGGAAGATGGCTCCGAATTCGCCGAGGACGAACACCTCGCGGCCGCACTCGAGGAACTGGGTCTCGACGCCGAGCCCGCGGACCTGCCGGACGCGCCGACGGGCGCGGGGATCTGAGTCGACGGCCTGGCACGCAGCGCCGATCACCCCGGCCGGTTCGGAAGTACCGCCCGCGACGGGACAATTTTCCACCGGGTTGAAGTTTTATTGCTGCGGGGCCGAATAGTCGGCCATGGCACTCACACGACCGGACCTCTCCGGGCAGACGGCGTTTATCACGGGAACGACGCGCGGAATCGGCAAAGCGATCGCGCTCGCGCTCGCCGAGCAGGGGTGTAACATCGTCTCGACCGGCAAGACGAGCGAGGAAGACGACGACGCGAACGGCCGCGACCTCGAGGGGACCATCGAACAAACCGCCCGCGAGGCCCGCGATCGCGGCGTCGACGCCCTGCCGATTCAGGTGAACGTCCGCGAGGAACGCGAGGTCGAGGCCGCCGCCGAGCGCGCCATCGAGGAGTTCGGCGAGGTCAACATCGTCATCAACAACGCGAGCGCGATCCAGATCGCGAACGTCGAAGACCTCCCCGCGAACCGCTTCGACCTGCTGACCGACGTGAACGTGCGCGGAACGCATCTCACCTCCCGAGCGTTCCTCGAGCACCTCAAAGACGTCGAGGATTCGTGGCTTCTGACCAACGCGCCGCCGGTTACGGTCGACCGAGCGCCCGGCGAGGCCCCCTACGCCTGGTCGAAACTCGGCATGACGTTCCTGACGCTCTCGCTCGCGAGCGAACTCGGGAACCACGACGTCGGCTGTAACGCCTTCTGGCCGGTCACAGCGATCGACACCCGAGCGACGCGGTACTTCGGACTCGGCACCGAAGACGACTGGCGGACGCCCGACATCGTCGCCGATACCGTCCTCGAGATCCTCAGCCGGGATCCCGCCGAATACACCGGCAACGCTGTCTACGACGAGGAACTGCTTCGGGAGGCCGGCCTCGAGGACTTTTCGGAATACAACCTCACCGAGGGTGATCCAGCGCCGATGTCGGCGCAGATGTTCGACCCCGAGTTCACCCGATCGGCGTGATCACATCACTCGACCGGCGCAATCATATCAGTCGACCGGCGTGATCACACCGCGGACTCTTCGGCCAAGACGACGATGCGAAGCGAACGCAGACGCCGTTCACGTTTGTCGGTGTCGGTACCCGAATGCCGCCAAAAATGCGAGTAATCCGACTGCCCCGAACAAGAGTGGCGTTACGGTCCCCGTCGTTTCACCCGTCGCTCCGGCAAAATCGAGCGCCGGAACCTGATTCAACGGGCCGACGTACCAACACAGAAGGAAGGTTACCTCGAACAGTCGTCGCGTTCGACTCCAGAAACCCATCGCCTGCGCGAGCGACGGAACGAAGAGGATCCCACCGAGGAGGACGACGAGTCCACCCGTTCCCGTATCGAGCACCGCGGACCAGAGTGCGACTCCGAGAAACGCCGCGGTCACGATCGTCCCGGCGGTCCACTCCGCGAGAAGTTGTCCGTACGGGTGTCTCGAGGAGACGATAAACGGCGTCATTCGGCGTCGAAGCGTACGGACACCCATCGACGACAACAGGAAGATGGGCCACACCGCGGCGGCCGAGGCGATCGCTTCGGTGGGAGCCGACCCGGTGAGTCCGACGAAGCCGATCAGAAGCGCACCGACGTACCACCACCACGGCTGCCCGCGGACGAGCAATCGAAGCTCCTGACGGACGAGTCTCCCGAACCCGCCGGCGGATCGATCCGTCACCGGCGTCAGGGTCGTTTCGTCGGGGTTCTCACCGGCAGCGTTCACCTCGGCAGGAGTCGAGCGCAGAAACGGTACCGCGCTACCGAATCGATCGAAGAGACCCCTCGAATCCGACACATTGGATGCCGAAAAACGATCGTACGGAAGCGTCGCGGCGAGTGCGATAGCGATTCCGAGCAGAACCAACCCGAGCCGGTTCGCGTAGAACCAGAGCGGCCACGAGTCGCCGGTCCAGTGGAACCTGACGATTTCCGCGCCGGCCGAACCCGCCCCGAAGTTCGCCACCCCCGGTCCGTCGTACCCCGGACCGACCTCGAGCACCGCGTCGTAGGTCAGGTCGCCAAGTGCGAACAGGCCGATCGTATCGGTCATCCGAGCCCAGAGGGGAATCTCCGCCGGCGATTGATCTCCCATCGCCGGGACCGCAGCGACTATGAGCATCAGTGCGGCGAAGAAATACACCACGTTGCCCAGCGTTCCGCGCAACCGGTGGGTCGACTGAAACAGGAGCGTAACGCCGGCGACCAAACAACCGACCGGAAGGCCGAGCAAGAAGACCGGGCCGAGGATCCAGAACGGGTCGGTGGACCCGGTCCCGTGAACGAGGTGATTGAGCAGGGCGGCCGTCCCGAGCGTCCCCAGCAGGACGACGACGAGGCCGACGTGGCTGCACCATTTACCGAGCAGCAGTTCTCGAGCGGTGGTCGACGTACTGCCGACGAGGCGCTCGACGCCGGTCGCTCGGTCGCGCTCGAGCGAGCCGCTGAGGACGTAGTAACCGGCGAGAAACAGGATCGCTGCGCCGGTGACGCCGGCGGTGAGACCGATGTACGCCGACGTCGGTTCGCCGGCGTACTGGTAGAGTTGTTCGTTGCTCGAGTCCTGGTAGAAGATTTCGACGGTGCCGACGTTGACCAGGTAGCCGAGGTACGCGATCACGGCCAACACGGCGAGCAATCGGCGGGATCGGATCCGCTGGAGAAAGTCCGCGCGAGCGACGTGGGACACTCGGCGGGTCGACGGATTCCCCGAGCGCATATCAGGCCGCCCCTCGCCGTTCGATCCGATCGAGGTAGGCGTCCTCGAGCGTCGGCGTCACGGGCGTCGCCTCGGGGACCGGTCGCTCGTCGGCGATCACCCGCACGCTGACCCCGTCCGCTCGCTGGACGGTGCCCGAGACCTGGTACTCGCGTCGAACGGCTTCGAGGTCGTCGCGCGGCGCAACGTATTCGTATACCTTTCCGTCGGTCGCCTCGACGAGCGACTCCGGATCCGCGTGCGTAACGAGTTCCCCCTCCTCGAGCAGCGCGACCGTCTTCGCTGTCGCTTCGATGTCCGGAACGATGTGCGTCGAGAGGAGAACGACGCGATCGCTCGCCGTCGAGGAGAGGACGTTTCGAAAGCGAACTCGCTCCTCCGGATCGAGTCCGACCGTCGGCTCGTCGACGACCAGTAGGTCGGGATCGTTTACGAGCGCCTGCGCGATGCCGACGCGCTGGTGCATCCCGCCCGAGAACGTCCGGAGTTTCCGGTCTCGAGCCTGCTGGAGGTTCGTCAGCGAGAGCAGTTCGTCGATACGGGCGTCGGCGGTTTCTCGGTCCAGTCCGCGGAGGGCGGCGATATACTCGAGGAACTCCGTTGCGGTGAGATCCGGATAGACGCCGAACTGCTGTGGCAGGTAGCCGAGCACGTCTCGGACGGCCGAGGGCGTCTCGACGGTGTCGGTCCCGTTCCAGTAGGCGCTTCCGGTGGTCGGCTCGGAGACGGTCGTAATGATCCGCATCAGCGTCGATTTACCGGCACCGTTGGGTCCGAGCAGGCCGTGAATTCCCTGCTCCAACTCGAGGTCGACTCCGCGAACGCCCCACACGTCCTCGGCGTATCGTTTGCCGACGTTTGCTAATCGCAGGTTCATTATTCGAGTTAGATAGCAAACATAAATAAGTTCTATGAAATGTTATACATCAGACATTCTGTGACGACGTGTCCTGCTATCGACGGTGACTTCGAGCGCCGAATCGAGTCGGATACAGGCCAATCCAGAAAAGGAACCGCCGATCAGTCGTCGCTCGCCGCGTAGCCCGGCGACTCCGCTTCGACCGGGCTCTCGGGCGTGGCCGGGAGTTCGGCACGAACGTCGTCGCGGCCGTCCTCGGTGATCGCCTCGTGGTAGGCGTCGGGCATGACCTTCACGAACGACTCGAGGGAGCGCTCCCAGTTGTCGAGCAGGTCCTGCCCGCGCTCGGAGCCGGTGTAGGCGACGTGGTTCTCGACGAGTCGGCGGAGCATGGTTTCGTCTTCCTCCTCGAGACTGTCGTGGAGGGTCACCATGCCGGTGTTCGCGCGGTCGTCGAAGTCTCCATCCGGATCGTAGACGTAGGCAACGCCGCCGGACATCCCCGCGGCGAAGTTCGTCCCCGTCTCGCCCAGCACGGCGACGACGCCACCAGTCATGTACTCACAGCCGTGGTCGCCGACGCCTTCGACGACCGCCTTGGCTGCGGAGTTGCGAACGGCGAATCGCTCGCCCGCGACGCCGTTGACGTACAGTTCGCCGCCGGTCGCGCCGTAGAGCGCGACGTTGCCGATGGCGACGTTCTCGGCCGGATCGTAGGCCGCGGATTCGGGCGTCCGGATCGTCAGCTTCCCGCCGGAGAGCCCCTTGCCGACGTAGTCGTTCGCACTGCCGTTCAGGTGCATCGAGACGCCGCTGGCGAGGAACGCGCCGAAGCTCTGTCCGGCGGTCCCCTCGAGGTCGACCGTCAGCGTGTCCTCGGGCAGTCCCGCCTCGCCGTAGCGGTCGGTGACCCGGTTCGAGAGCATCGCGCCGACGGCGCGGTCGACGTTCGACACGTCAGTCGCGAGCGTGACTGGCGTCTGCTCTTCGATCGCTTTCTCGCCTGCGTCGATGAGTTTGCGATCGAGTTGCTCCTCGAGTTCGTGGTCCTGCTCGCGGATCTTCCGGCGGACGTCCCCGCCGGGGCTGGCCAGCAGTCCCGAGAGGTCGAGGGTGCGAGCCTTCGGATGCTCGACGTCGGTTCGCTGGGAGAGCACCTCGACGCGGCCGATCATCTCGTCGACCGTCTCGAAGCCGAGTTCGGCCATGATCTCGCGCAGTTCCTGGGCGATGAACGTCATGTAGTTGATGACGTGTTCGGGTTCGCCGGGGAAGCGCTTCCGGAGGTCCTCGCGCTGGGTGGCGACGCCGACCGGACAGGTGTTCTTGTGACACTGTCGGGCCATCACGCAGCCGCCGGTGACCAGCGAGGCGGTGCCGAAGATGTACTCCTCGGCGCCGAGCAACGCGGCGACGGCGACGTCGCGGCCGGTCTTCATCCCGCCGTCTGTCGAGACGCGAATCCGGTCGCGCAGGCCCGTCTCTCGGAGCATCTGGTTGGCTTCGGCGAGGCCGAGCTCCCAGGGGAGGCCCGCGCTCTTGATCGAGGTTCGGGGCGACGCCCCGGTACCGCCGGAGTGGCCCGAGATGTGGACAACGTCGGCGTTCGCCTTCGCGACGCCGGCGGCAACCGTGCCGATGCCGGCCTCGCTGACGAGTTTGACGTTGATATCCGCGTCCTCGTTGGCGGCTTTCAGATCGAAGATTAGCTGTTTGAGGTCCTCGATGGAGTAGATGTCGTGCAGCGGCGGCGGAGAGATGAGTCCGACGCCGGGCGTCGACTTGCGGACGTGGGCGATCATCTCGTTG contains the following coding sequences:
- a CDS encoding ABC transporter ATP-binding protein; protein product: MSDEQSTTDGEPDRERTANADRRRSSGRASIEIADLELTYGDGTTAVDGIDMTVADGEFFGFLGPNGAGKTTAIKVLATLLSPTDGEVHVNGFDVRTQAQQIRETIGYMAQETSIDPELTAEENVRFACEAYGVPRGEREDRTAELLELVDLESVADKRSEEFSGGMKKRLDAATALVHRPPLVFLDEPTTGLDPTARNRLWTYFERINERGTTIFLTTQYLDEADTLCERLAVIRGGRIVANGSPAALKRQVGGDVLDIEVEADGAARTRAAEIARAFEEFNGALVEETETGISVTAERARRVGPDLLVALRDSGVTVTGFNVRAPSLDDVFLAVTGERVETESTDSSVAADSEGPT
- a CDS encoding ABC transporter permease: MSPSTSDRIGGGEGTGDDDATDGDAIGRSRNTFAGDVWVNFKRWNRKAVRNPFVLVVSLAQPFIFLVLFTEVFGNVAGGAVDQGLPGVDYTTFLVPAIAIQVALASAVTSGIGLVNDIENGMFEKVLVTPMNRTAVFVGKTAAEVFRIAIQIAIILGAGVLLGAELATGVLGGAAIVAVGVLFSLWFIAFSNTLAVLTRDQESTIIGANLLQFPLLFLSSAFLPIEVLPNWIQVFARLNPVTYGVDTTRAIMLDEDVMTVLDVTAFGGVLDTIVPGVVVLAGLAIGFGATAVYLLSRASSSDVR
- a CDS encoding thiamine pyrophosphate-dependent dehydrogenase E1 component subunit alpha is translated as MSRDVLDRAPDDRVQILDPTGEVVAPDLLPDLEEATLHAMYRDMKFCRRFDERMISLQRQGRLGTYASLAGQEGSQIGSTYALSEADMLSFQYREHGAVVSRDLPWEYLLYWMGHEDGNAALADVNVFPLNISIAGHIPHAVGWSWAAKLRGDERVGVVHFGDGSTSEGDFHEGLNFAGVFDTPTVFFCNNNQWAISVPRERQTASATIAQKADAYGFTGVQVDGMDPLATYVVTKAARERALGSLEDAPADGTNADSDASDRLRPTLIEAVQYRFGAHTTADDPSVYRDDEEVKQWRERDPIDRFELFLRNRGLIDNGHIEAVEAEVEETLEDLLDRTAAYEPDPREMFEYTYEEPTERLEDQRAHLESLRSTHGDDALLEDE
- a CDS encoding VOC family protein; the encoded protein is MTDEPEITATPPDSPISVTGTDHITLIGSNEEDTIEYYRDLLGMPLVLRQPNLDDPNSTHLFFDTGDGRIITFFVTDDRQSDHRPLRNQVGSVHHLSFSIDAEEFVEIRDALEESRYGYNEFDRGIFHSLYTRDHNGLTIELSADKYDIPDDRRGEVLATTQRIREEDGSEFAEDEHLAAALEELGLDAEPADLPDAPTGAGI
- a CDS encoding SDR family oxidoreductase encodes the protein MALTRPDLSGQTAFITGTTRGIGKAIALALAEQGCNIVSTGKTSEEDDDANGRDLEGTIEQTAREARDRGVDALPIQVNVREEREVEAAAERAIEEFGEVNIVINNASAIQIANVEDLPANRFDLLTDVNVRGTHLTSRAFLEHLKDVEDSWLLTNAPPVTVDRAPGEAPYAWSKLGMTFLTLSLASELGNHDVGCNAFWPVTAIDTRATRYFGLGTEDDWRTPDIVADTVLEILSRDPAEYTGNAVYDEELLREAGLEDFSEYNLTEGDPAPMSAQMFDPEFTRSA
- a CDS encoding ABC transporter ATP-binding protein is translated as MNLRLANVGKRYAEDVWGVRGVDLELEQGIHGLLGPNGAGKSTLMRIITTVSEPTTGSAYWNGTDTVETPSAVRDVLGYLPQQFGVYPDLTATEFLEYIAALRGLDRETADARIDELLSLTNLQQARDRKLRTFSGGMHQRVGIAQALVNDPDLLVVDEPTVGLDPEERVRFRNVLSSTASDRVVLLSTHIVPDIEATAKTVALLEEGELVTHADPESLVEATDGKVYEYVAPRDDLEAVRREYQVSGTVQRADGVSVRVIADERPVPEATPVTPTLEDAYLDRIERRGAA